Proteins from one Streptomyces sp. NBC_00289 genomic window:
- the bldC gene encoding developmental transcriptional regulator BldC: MTARTPDAEPLLTPAEVATMFRVDPKTVTRWAKAGKLTSIRTLGGHRRYREAEVRALLAGIPQQRSEA, encoded by the coding sequence ATGACCGCTCGCACCCCTGATGCCGAGCCGCTGCTGACCCCGGCTGAGGTCGCCACCATGTTCCGTGTCGACCCCAAGACGGTCACGCGGTGGGCGAAGGCCGGCAAGCTGACTTCGATTCGTACGCTCGGCGGTCACCGCCGGTACCGCGAAGCCGAAGTCCGCGCTCTGCTCGCGGGCATCCCGCAGCAGCGCAGCGAAGCCTGA
- a CDS encoding DUF6274 family protein codes for MAESVRHETRALLRAHLSAASSYGHLTRHCPICHRLLRLALDSGPRAAQAPQQAPEDERAATA; via the coding sequence ATGGCGGAGTCGGTCAGGCACGAGACGCGGGCACTGCTCCGCGCGCATCTGTCGGCTGCCTCCTCCTACGGCCACCTGACGCGTCACTGCCCCATCTGCCACCGTCTGCTGCGGCTGGCGCTGGACTCCGGCCCACGGGCCGCGCAGGCCCCGCAGCAGGCCCCGGAGGACGAGAGGGCGGCCACCGCGTGA
- the hrpA gene encoding ATP-dependent RNA helicase HrpA: MSTHPAPETPAALGALAPRLTELSLRDAQRLGRRLEGARKIRKPEARAAVLAEIEAEVERGEARMGRRRARVPAVTYPEQLPVSQKKDVIADAIRDHQVVIVAGETGSGKTTQIPKICLELGRGVRGMIGHTQPRRIAARTVAERVAEELDTPLGEAVGWKVRFTDQVNPEGTFVKLMTDGILLAEIQTDRELRAYDTIIIDEAHERSLNIDFLLGYLAQLLPRRPDLKVVITSATIDPERFSRHFGEAPIVEVSGRTYPVEVRYRPLLEEEGDDADRDQITAITDAVEELMGEGKGDILVFLSGEREIRDTADALTRKQYRFTEVLPLYARLSHAEQHRVFQPHTGRRIVLATNVAETSLTVPGIKYVIDPGFARISRYSHRTKVQRLPIEPVSQASANQRKGRCGRLSDGVCIRLYSEDDFLARPEFTDAEILRTNLASVILQMTAAGLGEIEKFPFIDPPDHRNIRDGVQLLQELGALDPAQKDVRKRLTDTGRKLAQLPVDPRLARMVLEADKNGCVREVMVIAAALSIQDPRERPADKQTQADQQHARFRDETSDFLAYLNLWRYVREQQKERGSSSFRRMCKQEYLNFLRIREWQDIYSQLRTVAKQMGIHLAEEDAPADRVHVSLLAGLLSHVGMKDVKDGAKNDYLGARGAKFAIFPGSALFKKPPRFVMSAELVETSRLWARVNAKIEPEWVEPLAGHLLKRTYSEPHWEKDEAAVMAFEKVTLYGVPIIAQRKVNYGRIDPEASRELFIRNALVEGDWRTHHKFFADNRRLLSEVEELEHRARRRDIVVDDETLFDFYDRRVPEQVVSGAHFDSWWKHHRHEQPDFLDFEREMLIRESAEAVTKADYPDSWRQGPLKFRVTYQFEPGADADGVTVHIPLQVLNQVVDEGFDWQIPGLREEVVTELIRSLPKPIRRHYVPAPNYAKRFLDRSVPLQEPLTVTMARELKRMVGVPFTVDDFDWAKVPEHLRITFRIVDERRRKIAEDKDLEALKLRLKPKARQALSQAAAATAERQGGESLERRGLTDWTIGSLTRVFETRRAGQPVKAYPALVDDGDTVSVRLFDTEAEQTEAMWRGTRRLILRNIPVNPAKFASEKLTNAQKLALSANPHGSIQALFDDCAMAAADKLIGDFGGPAWDEESYRKLFDKVRAEIVDTTVRTVGQVQQVLAAWQACERRLKAFRSPSLLPNLADVRKQLDALVKPGFVTAAGLRRLPDLMRYLVAADRRLQQMPTGAQRDTSRMEKVHEMQDEYAWLLEQMPQGRPVPSSVLDIRWMIEELRVSYFAHALGTAYPVSDKRIVKAIDAAVP; this comes from the coding sequence ATGTCTACGCACCCTGCCCCCGAAACCCCGGCCGCCCTCGGCGCCCTCGCCCCTCGCCTGACCGAGCTGTCCCTGCGCGACGCGCAACGGCTCGGGCGCAGGCTCGAAGGTGCGCGCAAGATCCGTAAGCCGGAGGCCCGTGCCGCCGTGCTGGCCGAGATCGAGGCGGAGGTCGAGCGGGGCGAGGCCCGGATGGGCCGACGGCGCGCCCGGGTGCCCGCCGTGACCTACCCCGAGCAGCTGCCTGTCAGCCAGAAGAAGGACGTGATCGCGGACGCCATCCGTGATCACCAGGTTGTCATCGTGGCCGGTGAGACCGGGTCGGGCAAGACGACCCAGATCCCCAAGATCTGTCTCGAGCTGGGGCGTGGGGTGCGCGGCATGATCGGGCACACCCAGCCCCGCCGGATCGCGGCCCGTACCGTCGCCGAGCGGGTGGCGGAGGAGCTGGACACCCCGCTGGGGGAGGCCGTCGGCTGGAAGGTGCGGTTCACCGACCAGGTGAATCCGGAGGGCACCTTCGTCAAGCTCATGACGGACGGCATCCTGCTGGCCGAGATCCAGACCGACCGTGAGCTGCGCGCCTACGACACGATCATCATCGACGAGGCCCACGAGCGGTCCCTGAACATCGACTTCCTGCTCGGGTATCTCGCCCAGCTGCTGCCCAGGCGGCCGGATCTGAAGGTCGTCATCACCTCCGCGACCATCGACCCGGAGCGTTTCTCCCGGCATTTCGGCGAGGCGCCGATCGTCGAGGTCAGCGGCCGCACGTATCCGGTCGAGGTGCGTTACCGCCCGCTCCTGGAGGAGGAGGGCGACGACGCCGACCGCGACCAGATCACGGCGATCACCGATGCCGTGGAGGAACTGATGGGGGAGGGCAAGGGCGACATCCTGGTCTTCCTCTCCGGTGAGCGGGAGATCCGGGACACGGCCGACGCGCTGACCAGGAAGCAGTACCGGTTCACGGAGGTGCTGCCGCTGTACGCCCGGCTCTCGCACGCCGAGCAGCACCGGGTGTTCCAGCCGCACACCGGCCGCAGGATCGTTCTGGCGACCAACGTCGCGGAGACCTCGCTGACGGTTCCGGGCATCAAGTACGTCATCGACCCCGGCTTCGCCCGGATCTCCCGGTACAGCCACCGCACCAAGGTGCAGCGGCTGCCCATCGAGCCGGTCTCGCAGGCGAGCGCCAACCAGCGCAAGGGCCGCTGCGGCCGGCTGAGCGACGGTGTCTGCATCCGGCTCTACAGCGAGGACGACTTCCTCGCCCGCCCGGAGTTCACCGACGCGGAGATCCTGCGGACCAACCTCGCCTCCGTCATCCTGCAGATGACGGCGGCCGGCCTCGGCGAGATCGAGAAGTTCCCCTTCATCGACCCGCCGGACCACCGCAACATCCGCGACGGCGTCCAACTCCTCCAGGAGTTGGGTGCGTTGGACCCGGCGCAGAAGGACGTACGCAAGCGGCTCACGGACACCGGCCGCAAGCTGGCCCAGCTGCCCGTCGACCCCCGGCTGGCCCGTATGGTCCTGGAGGCCGACAAGAACGGCTGTGTGCGCGAGGTCATGGTGATAGCGGCCGCGCTGTCGATCCAGGACCCGCGGGAGCGTCCCGCCGACAAGCAGACGCAGGCCGATCAGCAGCACGCCCGGTTCAGGGACGAGACGAGTGACTTCCTCGCCTATCTCAACCTCTGGCGTTACGTCCGTGAGCAGCAGAAGGAGCGGGGCTCCTCGTCGTTCCGGCGCATGTGCAAGCAGGAGTACCTGAACTTCCTGCGCATTCGCGAATGGCAGGACATCTACTCGCAGTTGCGGACCGTGGCCAAGCAGATGGGCATCCATCTCGCGGAGGAGGACGCCCCGGCGGACCGGGTCCACGTCTCCCTCCTGGCCGGCCTGCTGTCGCACGTCGGCATGAAGGACGTGAAGGACGGCGCGAAGAACGACTATCTCGGCGCCCGGGGCGCCAAGTTCGCGATCTTCCCGGGCTCGGCCCTGTTCAAGAAGCCCCCGCGGTTCGTGATGTCGGCGGAGCTGGTGGAGACGTCCCGGCTGTGGGCCCGCGTCAACGCGAAGATCGAGCCCGAGTGGGTGGAGCCGCTGGCCGGCCATCTCCTCAAGCGGACGTACAGCGAGCCGCACTGGGAGAAGGACGAGGCGGCGGTGATGGCGTTCGAGAAGGTGACGCTGTACGGCGTGCCGATCATCGCCCAGCGCAAGGTGAACTACGGCCGGATCGACCCGGAGGCCAGCCGCGAGCTGTTCATCCGTAACGCGCTCGTCGAGGGCGACTGGCGTACCCACCACAAGTTCTTCGCGGACAACCGCAGACTCCTCAGCGAGGTCGAGGAGTTGGAGCACCGGGCGCGGCGCCGGGACATCGTGGTCGACGACGAGACGCTGTTCGACTTCTACGACCGGCGGGTGCCGGAGCAGGTGGTGTCGGGCGCCCACTTCGACTCGTGGTGGAAGCACCACCGGCACGAGCAGCCGGACTTCCTCGACTTCGAGCGGGAGATGCTCATCCGCGAGTCGGCGGAGGCGGTCACCAAGGCGGACTATCCGGACTCGTGGCGGCAGGGCCCGCTGAAGTTCCGCGTGACGTACCAGTTCGAGCCGGGCGCGGACGCGGACGGTGTCACCGTCCACATCCCGCTCCAGGTGCTGAACCAGGTCGTCGACGAGGGCTTCGACTGGCAGATTCCCGGGCTCAGGGAAGAGGTGGTCACGGAGCTGATCCGTTCCCTCCCGAAGCCGATCCGCCGCCACTACGTGCCGGCACCGAACTACGCGAAGCGGTTCCTGGACCGGTCGGTCCCGCTCCAGGAGCCGCTGACGGTGACGATGGCGCGAGAGCTGAAGCGGATGGTCGGTGTCCCCTTCACGGTGGACGACTTCGACTGGGCGAAGGTCCCGGAGCATCTGCGCATCACGTTCCGGATCGTCGACGAGCGGCGCCGCAAGATCGCCGAGGACAAGGACCTGGAGGCGCTGAAGCTCAGGCTGAAGCCGAAGGCGCGGCAGGCCCTCTCGCAGGCCGCGGCGGCGACGGCGGAGCGACAGGGCGGCGAGTCGCTGGAGCGCAGGGGGCTGACGGACTGGACGATCGGTTCCCTCACCCGCGTCTTCGAGACCCGTCGGGCCGGCCAGCCGGTGAAGGCCTACCCGGCGCTCGTCGACGACGGTGACACGGTGTCCGTACGGCTCTTCGACACCGAGGCCGAGCAGACGGAGGCGATGTGGAGAGGTACGCGGCGGCTGATCCTGCGCAACATTCCGGTCAATCCGGCGAAGTTCGCGTCCGAGAAGCTGACGAACGCCCAGAAGCTCGCGCTGTCCGCGAATCCGCACGGTTCCATCCAGGCGCTGTTCGACGACTGCGCGATGGCGGCGGCGGACAAGCTGATCGGGGACTTCGGCGGCCCGGCGTGGGACGAGGAGTCGTACCGCAAGCTGTTCGACAAGGTGCGGGCGGAGATCGTCGACACGACGGTTCGTACGGTGGGTCAGGTGCAGCAGGTGCTGGCCGCCTGGCAGGCCTGTGAGCGCCGTCTGAAGGCCTTCCGCAGCCCCTCCCTGCTGCCGAACCTGGCGGATGTCCGCAAGCAGTTGGACGCCCTGGTGAAGCCGGGGTTCGTGACGGCGGCGGGGTTGCGGCGGCTGCCGGACCTGATGCGCTATCTCGTGGCCGCGGACCGCCGGCTCCAGCAGATGCCGACCGGTGCCCAGCGGGACACCAGCCGCATGGAGAAGGTCCACGAGATGCAGGACGAGTACGCGTGGCTGCTGGAGCAGATGCCGCAGGGCCGCCCGGTCCCCTCGTCGGTGCTGGACATCCGCTGGATGATCGAGGAGCTGCGGGTCAGCTATTTCGCCCACGCGCTGGGCACGGCGTACCCGGTCTCCGACAAGCGGATCGTGAAGGCGATCGACGCGGCTGTCCCGTAA